In the Clostridium beijerinckii genome, one interval contains:
- a CDS encoding metallophosphoesterase, with protein MIKNLLTLSGFALISALIYLDNKIIKLSKYEIKSNKIPKEFNKFKIIHLSDFHNYNFIGKDNFQVIKKIDTEAPNIIVMTGDMVNKYDKDFSVFFKLAETLSKSYKIYYIIGNHEQRLKKHDLDFITKRLSEFNITILNDEKLTIQEKGSCLNIYGINIPLSFYKTRNRPSNIEEVIGKVLKRCDSKEYNILLAHNPLYFKEYTKFDIDLVLSGHVHGGMIRLPFIGGILSPERKFFPKYNSGIYTIDTKKLIVSRGMGHSKPGIRLFNMPEILSITLRNES; from the coding sequence ATGATTAAAAATTTATTGACATTATCAGGTTTTGCTTTAATCTCTGCATTAATATATTTAGATAATAAAATTATAAAATTATCTAAATATGAAATAAAAAGTAATAAGATTCCAAAAGAATTTAATAAATTTAAGATAATTCATTTATCAGATTTTCATAACTATAATTTTATCGGAAAAGATAATTTCCAGGTGATTAAAAAAATTGATACTGAAGCTCCAAACATTATCGTTATGACTGGAGACATGGTTAATAAATATGATAAAGATTTTAGCGTTTTTTTTAAGCTAGCAGAAACTTTGAGTAAAAGTTATAAAATATATTATATTATAGGTAACCATGAACAGAGATTAAAAAAACACGATTTAGATTTTATTACAAAAAGGCTGAGTGAATTTAATATAACTATACTAAATGATGAAAAACTCACTATTCAAGAAAAGGGTAGTTGTCTTAATATTTATGGCATAAATATCCCTCTTTCATTTTATAAAACAAGAAATAGGCCTTCAAATATAGAAGAAGTAATTGGGAAAGTATTAAAGAGGTGCGATTCCAAAGAATATAATATATTATTAGCTCATAATCCACTATATTTTAAAGAATATACAAAATTTGACATAGATTTAGTTTTATCAGGACATGTTCATGGAGGAATGATTAGATTACCATTTATAGGTGGAATACTTTCTCCAGAAAGAAAATTTTTCCCTAAGTATAACAGTGGAATTTATACAATAGATACGAAAAAGCTTATTGTAAGTAGAGGAATGGGACATAGTAAACCCGGTATAAGATTATTTAATATGCCAGAAATCTTAAGTATAACTTTAAGAAATGAATCCTAG
- a CDS encoding phage holin family protein, with amino-acid sequence MVHDKEHSAKEGSNNRSIGGWIIRLVLTVVVLGITSFLTPGFTITGMWSFLIAAVVISVIDYLVEAFMGVDASPFGRGIKGFFIAAIILYVAQFFVPTMAVSIIGAILAALVIGILDAILPGKVM; translated from the coding sequence ATGGTACATGATAAAGAACATTCAGCAAAAGAGGGTTCTAATAACAGGAGCATAGGTGGATGGATTATAAGATTGGTTTTAACAGTTGTAGTTTTAGGCATAACATCTTTCTTAACACCTGGCTTTACTATTACAGGAATGTGGTCATTTTTAATAGCTGCGGTGGTAATAAGTGTAATAGATTATCTAGTAGAGGCGTTCATGGGTGTTGATGCATCACCTTTTGGAAGAGGTATAAAAGGATTTTTCATAGCAGCAATAATATTATATGTGGCTCAATTTTTTGTTCCAACTATGGCAGTATCTATCATTGGAGCAATTTTAGCTGCTTTAGTTATTGGAATATTAGATGCAATATTGCCCGGGAAAGTAATGTAA
- a CDS encoding VOC family protein, with protein sequence MDINHIHHIAIIASNYEVSKNFYVNILGFEIIRENYRKDRDSYKLDLKIGSSEIELFSMPNAPKRPSYPEACGLRHLAFHVKDIEEVIRELNEKGIETEPIRIDEYTNRKFTFFSDPDGLPLELHE encoded by the coding sequence ATGGATATAAATCATATACATCATATTGCGATAATTGCGTCTAATTATGAAGTATCAAAAAATTTTTATGTAAATATATTAGGATTTGAAATAATACGAGAAAATTATAGGAAAGATAGGGATTCATATAAACTGGATTTAAAGATAGGAAGTAGTGAAATTGAACTTTTCTCTATGCCAAATGCGCCTAAGAGACCATCATATCCAGAAGCATGTGGACTGAGACATTTAGCTTTTCATGTAAAAGATATTGAAGAAGTAATAAGAGAGTTAAATGAAAAAGGGATTGAAACAGAGCCAATTAGAATAGATGAATATACAAATAGGAAATTTACTTTTTTTAGTGATCCAGATGGTCTGCCCTTAGAATTACATGAATAA
- a CDS encoding MalY/PatB family protein, giving the protein MKYDFETLVSRNNVGASKWNLMRKINNDVSESIVPFSVADMEFKNPPEIIEGLKEYIDSSIMGYTEATYKYYKAVCNWMERRHTWNIEKEWITEFSGVVPALYTIVRALTKEEDNVLVMTPVYYPFYKAITDNNRKIIKSELILNEDHYEINFEDFEEKAKLEETKLLILCNPHNPVGRVWSEEELKNIGRICCDNNVIVVSDEIHFDLIMPGFKHTVFANISEEFANNSVICTAPSKTFNLAGLQVSNIVIKNKKIRDKVRYERRKFTGNLGLNIFGYKACEIAYNECEQWLEELIQTINKNRKVVEDFFRSNIPEVNIINLEGTYLQWLDFRTLEKDHKVLEKFMITEAMFFLDEGYVFGDEGKGFERINLACPTKVLKEALDRLLEAVERCYR; this is encoded by the coding sequence ATGAAGTATGATTTTGAAACACTAGTATCTCGAAATAATGTAGGTGCAAGTAAATGGAATTTGATGAGAAAAATTAATAATGATGTTAGTGAATCTATAGTGCCTTTTTCTGTTGCAGACATGGAATTTAAAAATCCACCAGAAATTATTGAAGGGCTTAAAGAATATATAGACTCTAGTATTATGGGATATACAGAAGCTACATATAAGTATTATAAAGCAGTATGCAATTGGATGGAAAGAAGACATACATGGAATATAGAGAAAGAATGGATTACTGAATTCTCAGGTGTTGTGCCAGCACTATATACAATTGTTAGAGCGCTTACTAAAGAGGAAGATAATGTTTTAGTGATGACACCTGTATATTATCCTTTTTATAAAGCAATTACAGATAATAATAGAAAGATAATAAAAAGTGAATTAATACTTAATGAAGATCATTATGAAATAAATTTTGAAGATTTCGAAGAGAAAGCCAAATTAGAGGAGACCAAATTACTAATTTTATGTAATCCGCATAATCCAGTCGGACGAGTTTGGAGTGAAGAGGAGTTAAAAAATATTGGTAGAATATGTTGTGATAATAATGTTATTGTAGTATCTGATGAAATTCATTTTGATCTAATAATGCCAGGGTTTAAACATACAGTTTTTGCAAATATATCTGAAGAATTTGCGAATAATTCAGTTATTTGTACAGCACCAAGTAAGACTTTTAACTTAGCAGGTCTTCAAGTTTCTAATATTGTTATTAAAAATAAAAAAATAAGAGATAAAGTCAGGTATGAACGTAGAAAGTTTACAGGAAATTTAGGTCTTAATATTTTTGGATACAAAGCATGTGAAATTGCTTATAATGAATGCGAGCAATGGCTTGAGGAACTTATACAGACTATAAATAAGAATAGAAAAGTTGTAGAAGACTTTTTTAGGAGTAATATTCCTGAGGTCAATATAATAAACCTAGAAGGAACTTATTTGCAATGGCTAGATTTTAGAACATTGGAGAAGGATCATAAGGTATTAGAAAAATTTATGATAACAGAAGCGATGTTTTTCTTAGATGAAGGTTATGTTTTTGGCGATGAGGGTAAAGGATTCGAGAGAATAAATTTAGCATGTCCAACAAAGGTGCTTAAAGAAGCATTGGATAGATTATTAGAAGCTGTAGAAAGGTGCTACAGATAG
- a CDS encoding valine--tRNA ligase yields the protein MSEEIKNISTTYDPKEFEDRIYKNWEEKGYFTPVIDKNKKPYTIIMPPPNITGQLHLGHAFDDTLQDMLIRFKRMQGYCTLWLPGEDHASIATEVKVANQLAEQGYDKKEMGREAFLEKVWEWSDKYRATIRNQVKKLGVSADFTREAFTMDENLSAAVKHVFVKLYNEGLIYQGNRITNWCTHCQTALSDAEIEYEEQAGHFWHINYPLADGSGVIEIATTRPETLLGDSGVAVNPNDERYKHLIGKTVILPLVNREIPIVGDEYVDLEFGTGAVKMTPAHDPNDFEVGKRHNLEIIRVMDDKGIINEKGGKYKGLDRYEARKAIVKDLEEAGLLVKIKDHAHNVGTHDRCGTTVEPIISKQWYVKMESLAKPAVEVVKNGKTRFVPERFDKIYFNWMENIQDWCISRQLWWGHRIPVYYCQDCGEMMVLEDAPKACTKCGSSNIKQDNDVLDTWFSSALWPFSTLGWPNKTEDLEYFYPTSTLVTGHDIIFFWVARMIFSGLHCMGETPFNTVLIHGLIRDSQGRKMSKSLGNGVDPLEVIETYGADALRFMIATGNAPGNDMRYYPERVESSRNFANKIWNASRFVMMNLDKEVMNKYKDCKEYSLADKWILSEMNTLIKEVTENMEKYELGIAMQKVYDFMWTEFCDWYIELVKPVFYGEDEKAKGIVYNVLNTVLITGLKLLHPAMPFITEEIFTHLSDEETITTSAWPEFDEALVNKEAEDDMAFVIEAIKGLRNVRAEMNVPPSRKAKVICYIAEDAKKAFNSGVAYIEKLASASEVEFISDKANVPANAVSLVVKGGELFMPLLDLVDKDKELDRLNKEAKKLEGEIDRIDKKLGNQGFVAKAPAAVVDAEKEKRVKYVEMLEAVKVRIEALK from the coding sequence ATGTCAGAAGAAATAAAAAATATATCAACTACATATGATCCAAAAGAATTTGAAGATAGGATCTATAAAAATTGGGAGGAGAAGGGATACTTTACTCCAGTAATCGATAAGAATAAAAAACCATATACAATAATCATGCCACCACCAAATATAACAGGTCAACTTCACTTAGGGCATGCATTTGATGATACTCTTCAAGATATGCTTATTAGATTTAAGAGAATGCAAGGATATTGTACATTATGGTTACCTGGAGAAGACCATGCGTCAATTGCGACAGAAGTTAAAGTTGCAAATCAGTTAGCAGAACAAGGTTATGATAAAAAAGAAATGGGAAGAGAAGCATTCCTTGAAAAAGTTTGGGAATGGAGTGACAAGTATAGAGCTACAATAAGAAACCAAGTTAAAAAGCTTGGGGTATCTGCAGACTTTACAAGAGAAGCATTTACAATGGATGAAAACCTTAGTGCTGCTGTAAAACATGTATTTGTTAAGCTTTATAATGAAGGTTTGATTTATCAAGGGAATAGAATAACTAACTGGTGTACACACTGTCAAACAGCATTATCAGATGCAGAAATTGAATATGAAGAACAAGCAGGACATTTCTGGCATATCAATTATCCATTAGCTGATGGAAGCGGGGTTATTGAAATAGCAACAACTAGACCTGAAACATTGCTTGGAGATAGTGGTGTAGCTGTAAATCCTAATGATGAAAGATATAAACACCTTATAGGTAAAACTGTAATACTTCCTCTAGTTAATAGAGAGATTCCTATAGTTGGCGATGAATATGTAGATTTAGAATTTGGAACTGGTGCAGTTAAGATGACTCCAGCTCATGATCCTAACGACTTTGAAGTTGGTAAAAGACACAACTTAGAAATCATAAGAGTAATGGATGATAAGGGAATTATCAATGAAAAAGGTGGTAAATATAAAGGTCTAGATAGATATGAAGCAAGAAAAGCTATAGTTAAGGATTTAGAAGAAGCAGGTCTCTTAGTTAAGATAAAAGATCACGCTCATAATGTTGGAACTCATGATAGATGCGGAACTACGGTAGAACCTATAATCTCAAAACAATGGTATGTTAAGATGGAAAGTCTTGCAAAGCCAGCAGTAGAAGTAGTTAAGAATGGCAAAACTAGATTTGTTCCTGAAAGATTTGATAAGATATACTTCAACTGGATGGAAAATATCCAAGACTGGTGTATTTCAAGACAATTATGGTGGGGACATAGAATTCCAGTATATTATTGTCAAGATTGCGGAGAAATGATGGTACTTGAAGATGCTCCAAAGGCATGTACTAAATGCGGAAGCTCCAATATTAAACAAGATAATGATGTACTTGATACATGGTTCTCTTCAGCATTATGGCCATTCTCAACACTTGGCTGGCCAAACAAAACAGAAGACTTAGAATACTTCTATCCAACAAGTACATTAGTTACAGGACATGATATTATCTTCTTCTGGGTTGCAAGAATGATATTCTCAGGACTTCACTGCATGGGAGAAACTCCATTTAATACAGTTCTTATTCATGGTTTAATTAGAGATTCTCAAGGTAGAAAGATGAGTAAATCTTTAGGAAATGGTGTTGATCCACTAGAAGTAATTGAAACTTATGGTGCTGATGCCTTAAGATTTATGATAGCTACTGGTAATGCTCCAGGAAATGATATGAGATATTATCCTGAAAGAGTTGAATCATCAAGAAACTTTGCAAATAAGATTTGGAATGCTTCAAGATTTGTAATGATGAACCTTGATAAAGAAGTAATGAACAAATATAAAGACTGCAAAGAATATTCTTTAGCTGATAAGTGGATATTATCAGAAATGAATACTTTAATAAAAGAAGTAACAGAAAACATGGAAAAATATGAACTTGGAATTGCTATGCAAAAAGTTTATGACTTTATGTGGACTGAATTCTGTGATTGGTATATAGAACTTGTTAAACCTGTATTCTATGGAGAAGATGAGAAAGCTAAGGGAATAGTTTACAACGTATTAAATACAGTTTTAATTACAGGATTAAAATTATTACACCCAGCTATGCCATTTATAACAGAAGAAATATTCACTCACTTAAGTGATGAGGAAACTATAACAACTTCAGCTTGGCCTGAATTTGACGAAGCTTTAGTAAATAAAGAAGCAGAAGATGATATGGCATTTGTAATTGAAGCTATAAAAGGTTTAAGAAATGTTAGAGCTGAAATGAACGTACCACCTTCAAGAAAGGCAAAAGTAATCTGCTATATAGCTGAGGATGCTAAAAAAGCATTTAACTCAGGTGTAGCATACATTGAAAAGTTAGCTTCTGCATCAGAAGTAGAATTTATTAGTGATAAGGCTAATGTTCCTGCAAATGCTGTATCTCTAGTTGTTAAAGGCGGAGAATTATTTATGCCGCTACTTGACTTAGTAGACAAAGATAAGGAATTAGACAGATTAAATAAAGAAGCAAAGAAACTAGAAGGAGAAATTGATAGAATAGATAAAAAGCTAGGAAATCAAGGTTTTGTTGCTAAAGCACCAGCAGCAGTTGTTGACGCTGAAAAAGAAAAGAGAGTTAAGTATGTTGAAATGTTAGAAGCTGTTAAAGTTAGAATTGAAGCTTTAAAATAA
- a CDS encoding TerC/Alx family metal homeostasis membrane protein: MKTRRHLLNLIFWISLSILFNIIIYYTRGETSAIEYFGGYIVEMSLSLDNLFLFLMIFSSFRIQEEYQERILLYGVIGAMVLRLIFILLGVAMVNKFSFILSIFGVLLLLSGAKIFLREDDNIQFHDNLAVKILRRIMPITNVLHGNKFFVRQNKIIYATPLFIVLLIIEFSDIIFAIDSIPAIFSITTDTFIVYTSNIFAILGLRSMYYILEKMNNMFKFMKYGVGCILIFTGIKLVILFWEIEISVTNSVLIILSILLASILISLLLSEFDKFRNWCKRRL, translated from the coding sequence TTGAAAACGAGAAGGCATTTACTTAACTTAATTTTTTGGATATCCTTATCAATCTTATTTAATATTATTATATATTACACACGAGGTGAAACATCAGCAATAGAATACTTTGGTGGTTACATAGTAGAAATGTCGTTAAGTTTAGATAATTTATTTTTATTTCTGATGATATTTTCAAGTTTTAGAATACAGGAAGAATACCAGGAAAGGATACTTCTATATGGCGTTATAGGGGCGATGGTATTAAGGTTAATTTTCATTTTACTTGGCGTAGCTATGGTAAATAAATTTAGTTTTATATTATCTATCTTTGGAGTATTATTGCTACTTAGTGGTGCAAAAATATTTCTTAGGGAAGATGATAATATTCAATTTCATGATAATTTGGCAGTTAAGATTTTAAGAAGGATAATGCCTATAACAAATGTTTTGCATGGAAATAAATTTTTTGTTAGGCAGAATAAGATTATTTATGCTACACCTCTTTTTATAGTACTTTTAATAATAGAATTTTCAGATATTATTTTTGCAATAGATTCAATTCCAGCTATTTTTTCGATAACAACGGATACTTTCATAGTTTATACCTCTAATATTTTTGCGATTTTAGGACTTAGAAGTATGTACTATATATTAGAAAAGATGAATAATATGTTCAAGTTCATGAAATATGGAGTTGGATGTATATTAATTTTTACGGGAATAAAGTTAGTAATATTGTTTTGGGAAATTGAAATTTCAGTTACAAATTCTGTGTTGATTATATTGTCTATTTTATTAGCTAGTATATTAATATCTCTATTATTAAGTGAATTTGATAAGTTTAGAAATTGGTGTAAAAGAAGATTATAG
- a CDS encoding bifunctional folylpolyglutamate synthase/dihydrofolate synthase, which yields MSMTYKDAMDYITSVGKFGSNYGLERTFRILELLGNPHEKLKLIHIAGTNGKGSTTAMISKILIGMGYKVGMYTSPYLEEFEERIQINGSNISKKSLVDLVEEIKLVVNKVIEEGYEHPTEFEIITALMFLHFYREKIDYGVIEVGLGGRLDSTNVLTPKVSVITSVSLDHINILGDNLRDIAKEKAGIIKENIPVVLYPQKKEAEEVILKIAEEKKSKVYFVNEQNGKLVDINYDDFYQNVVVKSIKNIYKIKFPLLGEHQILNLGVALSAIEVLCENEKIELNTSLIEKALQEVVWIGRLEVLKKKPTIVIDGAHNIDGIKALRKNIEKYFKYNKLYLLLGILADKQVKEMVQEITPLAEKVYALTPHSERAELSENLKEEILNYNSNTIALESYEEAFSLALKEAKEEDLIVVSGSLYMIGDMRKIIRNKFPNK from the coding sequence ATGAGCATGACTTATAAAGACGCAATGGATTATATTACAAGCGTGGGGAAGTTTGGATCTAATTATGGACTTGAAAGAACTTTTAGAATTTTAGAGTTACTTGGAAATCCACATGAAAAACTTAAACTTATTCATATTGCAGGGACTAATGGCAAGGGATCAACTACAGCTATGATATCAAAAATATTGATTGGAATGGGATATAAAGTCGGAATGTATACATCCCCATATTTAGAAGAATTTGAAGAAAGAATTCAAATAAATGGAAGTAATATTAGCAAAAAATCATTAGTAGACTTAGTAGAAGAAATTAAATTAGTAGTTAATAAAGTAATTGAAGAAGGATATGAACATCCTACTGAGTTTGAAATCATAACTGCATTAATGTTTTTGCATTTCTATAGAGAAAAAATAGATTATGGAGTAATTGAAGTTGGTCTTGGTGGAAGATTAGATTCTACCAATGTATTAACGCCTAAGGTTAGTGTAATAACATCAGTAAGTTTAGATCATATAAATATATTGGGTGATAATTTAAGAGATATCGCAAAAGAAAAGGCCGGAATTATAAAAGAAAATATACCGGTTGTACTCTATCCTCAAAAAAAAGAGGCAGAAGAAGTAATATTAAAGATAGCGGAAGAAAAAAAATCAAAAGTATATTTTGTGAATGAACAAAATGGAAAATTGGTTGATATCAATTATGATGATTTTTATCAAAATGTAGTTGTTAAAAGTATTAAAAATATATATAAGATTAAATTTCCTTTGCTTGGAGAACATCAAATATTAAATTTGGGAGTTGCTTTAAGTGCAATAGAGGTATTATGCGAGAATGAAAAAATAGAATTAAATACAAGCTTAATTGAGAAAGCTTTACAGGAAGTTGTATGGATAGGAAGACTCGAGGTCTTAAAAAAGAAACCTACGATAGTAATTGATGGGGCACACAATATAGATGGAATTAAAGCTCTTAGAAAAAATATAGAAAAGTATTTTAAATATAATAAATTATACTTATTGCTTGGTATTTTAGCAGATAAGCAAGTAAAAGAAATGGTACAGGAAATAACACCATTAGCTGAAAAAGTTTATGCACTTACACCACATAGTGAAAGAGCTGAACTTAGTGAAAATTTGAAAGAGGAAATATTAAACTATAATTCAAATACTATTGCATTAGAAAGTTATGAAGAGGCTTTTTCTCTAGCGTTAAAAGAAGCTAAGGAAGAGGATTTAATTGTAGTTAGTGGATCATTATACATGATTGGAGATATGAGAAAAATTATAAGAAATAAATTTCCTAATAAGTAG
- a CDS encoding HIRAN domain-containing protein, translating to MVKIEIENYINNKNSIYYDLKEFRDRNPDTLYSYQDFEVAGRREFKIITNKVRKLQDYEKNRLASELVGHLCNYALDEEKLSSVHDYITLNPIIGYYENLIKIFKDSMENNKEMLQAMSKRVNNLLKESSYSEAVKLGILLSPICSIKNLKDILNVFSIHNEYIFYTIKSYEYIGSCNNIIFEISKRSKGYGKIFCIMNLTPTTYEIKKWMIEKGCDNSVGITELLSYTMLSLDLLSYLEDTKFSKEEIEVFAKSFSTLLSDYSLDDIKYSTKVCNKLLEIIDNISGGIYSLYAVVSILYSIEAIIIDEYKNKGNSNSYKLNNDYKEIVDNCKKICKKELWHNVIANEVHNIEIESSVLISCADRTKYRLKKSEFELIIKRDYTNALLYKYAFSIGNKAIKKCAFKLGLGKLPMTEILSGQDELKIENLLYEDIAQICFFIIIKYAQYEDFIDEYKDINFQALKSPLIETRIQAAANLQRFKDEFDSLDKETIKDAISTEIVSDVRRALNSLLIKSSSKKNKKYVQIDENMHIDAHVKDIYLTSVNIAGTSYFDMSEIYNKLLEEDIVYLKRDFDNEYDKNAIEVITTEGFVMGYVPRDNNLILKNLIDKGKYLYGKVEEISEDYSVIKIQIYLSYKDVIEEITNTLSLLSGEREDYLQ from the coding sequence ATGGTTAAGATAGAAATAGAAAATTACATCAATAATAAGAACTCAATCTATTATGATTTAAAAGAATTTCGTGATAGAAATCCAGATACACTATATAGCTATCAAGACTTTGAAGTGGCTGGAAGAAGGGAATTTAAGATTATTACGAACAAAGTTCGTAAACTTCAGGATTATGAAAAGAATAGGCTAGCTAGTGAGCTAGTAGGACATTTATGTAATTATGCTTTGGATGAAGAAAAATTATCAAGTGTCCATGATTATATTACGTTAAATCCAATCATCGGTTATTATGAAAACTTGATTAAAATCTTCAAAGACTCGATGGAGAATAATAAAGAGATGTTACAAGCAATGAGCAAGAGAGTAAATAATTTACTTAAAGAGAGTTCGTATTCAGAAGCGGTGAAATTAGGGATATTACTTTCGCCTATATGCAGCATTAAAAACTTGAAGGATATATTAAATGTGTTTTCTATTCATAATGAATATATTTTCTATACAATCAAGTCATATGAATATATTGGAAGTTGTAATAATATAATTTTTGAGATTTCAAAAAGATCTAAAGGATATGGGAAGATATTTTGTATAATGAATCTTACTCCTACAACTTATGAGATAAAAAAATGGATGATTGAAAAAGGTTGTGATAATAGTGTTGGCATTACGGAATTATTATCTTACACTATGCTTTCATTAGATCTTCTGAGCTATTTGGAGGATACAAAATTTTCAAAAGAAGAGATTGAAGTTTTTGCAAAATCTTTCAGTACATTGCTTTCAGACTATAGTTTGGATGATATTAAGTATTCAACAAAAGTTTGCAATAAGTTATTAGAAATTATTGATAATATAAGTGGTGGCATATATTCGTTATATGCTGTAGTTTCAATTTTATATTCAATAGAAGCTATTATTATTGATGAATATAAGAATAAAGGAAATTCAAATTCGTATAAGTTAAATAATGATTATAAAGAAATAGTAGATAATTGTAAAAAAATTTGCAAGAAAGAGTTGTGGCATAATGTAATTGCGAATGAAGTTCACAATATAGAAATTGAAAGTAGTGTATTAATAAGTTGTGCAGATAGAACGAAGTACAGATTAAAGAAAAGTGAATTTGAATTAATTATAAAAAGAGATTATACAAATGCACTTTTATATAAATATGCATTTTCCATTGGAAATAAGGCTATAAAAAAATGTGCTTTTAAATTAGGGTTGGGAAAATTACCAATGACTGAAATATTAAGCGGACAGGATGAATTAAAAATAGAAAATTTACTTTATGAGGATATAGCACAAATTTGTTTCTTTATAATTATAAAATATGCACAATATGAAGATTTTATAGATGAGTATAAGGATATTAACTTTCAGGCGCTAAAATCACCTTTAATTGAGACTAGAATTCAAGCGGCTGCAAATCTTCAAAGATTTAAAGACGAGTTTGATTCATTGGATAAAGAAACTATTAAGGACGCTATTAGCACAGAGATTGTTAGTGATGTACGAAGAGCATTAAATTCACTTTTGATTAAATCAAGTAGCAAAAAGAATAAAAAATATGTCCAAATAGATGAGAATATGCATATTGATGCTCATGTTAAAGATATATATTTAACCAGTGTAAACATTGCTGGAACAAGCTACTTTGATATGAGTGAAATATACAATAAATTATTGGAAGAGGATATTGTATATTTAAAAAGAGATTTTGATAATGAATATGATAAAAATGCAATTGAAGTTATAACAACAGAAGGATTTGTAATGGGGTATGTTCCAAGAGACAATAATTTAATATTAAAGAATTTAATAGATAAAGGTAAATATCTTTATGGAAAAGTAGAAGAGATAAGTGAAGATTATAGTGTTATAAAAATTCAAATATATCTAAGTTATAAAGATGTAATTGAGGAAATAACAAATACTTTATCATTACTATCTGGGGAGAGAGAAGACTATTTGCAATAA
- a CDS encoding TIGR03905 family TSCPD domain-containing protein has protein sequence MFSYKTTGVCSSTINLEIENNILKNVEFVGGCAGNLLGIGQLVKGMPVDDIIKRLGGIDCRNKGTSCPDQLSKALLAWKKENYIN, from the coding sequence ATGTTTTCATATAAAACAACTGGTGTTTGTTCATCTACAATAAATCTTGAAATTGAGAATAATATTCTTAAAAATGTAGAATTCGTTGGAGGATGTGCTGGAAACTTATTAGGCATTGGTCAATTAGTTAAAGGTATGCCTGTGGATGATATAATAAAAAGATTAGGTGGAATAGATTGCAGAAATAAAGGAACATCTTGTCCTGATCAGCTATCAAAAGCACTATTAGCTTGGAAGAAAGAAAATTATATAAACTAA
- a CDS encoding YncE family protein translates to MSYIVLCNTGSDSLNKINTENLNTQNIVLSIGEGPFGPHGLSLYKNKLLVANNYNNSISLIDFNSFKEEGNIYVGAHPNDIVAYNDIAYVSCGESDSLIIYDLLNDRINFKIPTGRFPHNITLLKDRNLVFISNMGDDSISIIDYINNKEIKRIKVENTPAKISVSQNKKYLYVCMSYLGRDKNGSVGIIDLNTLELINKIQVGHSPVDLFEEDSFLYVSNLCDGSISIVNLNELKEEEKIDIGGMPRGIVKSRDNIFVGDFLNGVLKIIDMKNRRIKTIPIGNEPNGMTLT, encoded by the coding sequence GTGAGTTATATTGTTTTATGCAATACTGGTTCAGATAGTTTGAATAAAATAAACACTGAGAATCTAAATACTCAAAATATAGTTTTATCTATTGGTGAAGGTCCATTTGGCCCTCATGGATTATCATTATATAAAAATAAGCTATTAGTTGCAAATAACTATAATAATAGCATATCGTTGATAGATTTTAATAGTTTTAAAGAAGAAGGCAATATATATGTAGGAGCGCATCCAAATGATATAGTGGCTTATAATGATATTGCTTATGTTTCGTGCGGAGAATCTGACTCTTTAATAATATACGATTTGCTAAATGATAGGATTAATTTCAAAATACCAACAGGAAGATTTCCTCATAATATCACATTATTAAAAGATAGAAATTTAGTTTTTATAAGTAATATGGGAGATGACAGTATATCTATAATTGACTATATAAATAATAAGGAGATAAAACGAATTAAAGTAGAAAATACTCCTGCAAAGATAAGCGTATCACAAAATAAAAAATATTTATACGTATGTATGAGTTATCTTGGGCGTGATAAAAATGGTAGTGTTGGAATAATAGATTTAAATACTCTTGAATTAATAAATAAAATTCAAGTTGGACACTCGCCAGTAGATTTATTTGAAGAAGACAGCTTCCTATATGTTTCTAATTTATGTGATGGTTCTATAAGTATTGTAAATTTAAATGAACTTAAAGAAGAGGAAAAAATTGACATTGGCGGAATGCCTAGAGGAATAGTGAAATCTAGAGATAACATATTTGTTGGAGATTTTTTGAATGGAGTACTGAAGATAATAGATATGAAAAATAGGAGAATAAAAACCATACCAATAGGAAATGAACCCAATGGTATGACTTTAACTTAG